In Fusarium pseudograminearum CS3096 chromosome 3, whole genome shotgun sequence, a genomic segment contains:
- the xylA gene encoding xylA, with amino-acid sequence MVSFKSLLVAVSALTGALARPFDFLDERDDGNATSVLEARQVTGNSEGYHNGYFYSWWSDGGGYAQYRMGEGSHYQVDWRNTGNFVGGKGWNPGTGRTINYGGSFNPQGNGYLCVYGWTRGPLVEYYVIESYGSYNPGSQAQHRGTVYTDGDTYDLYMSTRVQQPSIDGVQTFNQYWSIRRNKRTSGSVNMQNHFNAWRSAGMNLGNHYYQILATEGYQSSGSSSIYVQTS; translated from the exons atggTCTCGTTCAAATCCCTTCTCGTCGCCGTCTCGGCACTCACTGGGGCACTTGCTCGTCCCTTTGACTTCCTCGATGAGCGTGACGATGGCAACGCCACCTCGGTTCTCGAGGCCCGTCAAGTCACTGGCAACAGTGAAGGATACCATAACGGCTACTTCTACTCTTGGTGGTCTGATGGCGGTGGTTATGCTCAGTACCGCATGGGTGAGGGCAGCCACTACCAGGTTGATTGGCGCAACACTGGCAACTTTGTCGGTGGAAAGGGATGGAACCCTGGTACTGGCCG AACCATCAACTACGGAGGTTCCTTCAACCCTCAGGGCAACGGATACCTTTGTGTCTACGGTTGGACCCGCGGTCCCCTCGTCGAGTACTAC GTCATCGAGAGCTACGGTTCTTACAACCCCGGTAGCCAGGCTCAGCACCGAGGTACCGTCTACACCGACGGTGACACCTACGATCTCTACATGTCCACCCGTGTCCAACAGCCTTCCATCGACGGCGTTCAGACATTCAACCAGTACTGGTCCATCCGCCGCAACAAGCGCACCAGCGGCTCCGTCAACATGCAGAACCACTTCAATGCTTGGAGATCTGCTGGCATGAACCTCGGCAACCACTACTACCAGATTTTGGCTACTGAGGGTTACCAGAGCAGTGGCTCATCTTCTATCTATGTCCAGACTAGCTAA